From a region of the Bacillus sp. 2205SS5-2 genome:
- a CDS encoding heavy metal translocating P-type ATPase → MNSQSLSMKQNNQPENTSTIFQKILPHIELITALLSGVFIFTGWILDRNEATTASITFYLLAFVIGGFFKAKEGIEDSIQDRELNVEMLMVLAAVGSAIIGYWTEGAILIFIFAVSGALETYTMNKSQKEISSLMEIQPQEALLVKSGREEKVHISTLVIGDQILIKPGERVPADGKVIKGQTTIDESAITGEAVPVTKLDRDEVFAGTVNLNGSITVEITKATNETLFQKIIELVQSAQSEKSPSQLFIERFEGTYVKVVLVVVFIMMFLPHFVLGWSWTDTFYRAMVLLVVASPCALVASIMPATLSAISNGARHGILFKGGIHLENLSNLKAVAFDKTGTLTQGKPVVTNVKVYDGLDEATIIQLVASIENQSNHPLAQAIVRYGKVTHNIHLSQPDSLEDVSGWGVKARIEKSDWKIGKAEFVGNQDAETFSLQEGSTWATEGKTIVYVARDSQVVACIALKDVVREETQKALKMLKEEGIYTIMLTGDSEKTAIAIADEANVDEYISDCLPEMKVAELKKVMDRYGSVGMVGDGINDAPALATASVGIAMGEGTDVALETADIVLMKNDLPKIAEAIRLSKKMQRIVMQNVIFSIGIIMVLIISNFLQVIDLPFGVIGHEGSTILVILNGLRLLRN, encoded by the coding sequence ATGAACTCACAATCGCTCTCGATGAAACAAAATAATCAACCAGAGAACACATCAACTATATTTCAAAAAATATTGCCACATATTGAACTAATAACGGCATTATTAAGTGGAGTTTTCATCTTCACTGGATGGATACTCGATCGTAATGAAGCAACTACTGCTTCCATCACCTTCTATTTATTAGCCTTTGTCATCGGTGGCTTTTTTAAAGCAAAAGAGGGTATCGAAGACTCCATTCAAGATCGAGAACTTAATGTAGAAATGCTAATGGTTTTAGCAGCCGTCGGTTCGGCAATTATTGGCTATTGGACAGAAGGAGCTATTTTGATCTTTATATTCGCAGTCAGTGGTGCACTAGAAACCTACACCATGAATAAAAGCCAAAAAGAAATCTCGTCTCTTATGGAGATTCAGCCTCAGGAAGCCTTACTTGTTAAGAGTGGACGCGAAGAAAAAGTTCATATTTCTACATTAGTAATTGGTGATCAAATTTTAATTAAACCTGGCGAGCGTGTACCTGCTGATGGCAAAGTCATCAAAGGGCAAACGACAATTGACGAATCTGCCATCACCGGCGAAGCAGTTCCCGTCACGAAGCTAGATCGTGATGAAGTTTTTGCTGGAACAGTGAATTTAAATGGATCGATTACAGTCGAAATAACCAAGGCAACTAATGAAACCCTTTTCCAAAAAATCATCGAGCTCGTTCAGTCGGCACAAAGTGAAAAATCTCCTTCTCAATTATTTATTGAACGATTTGAAGGAACATATGTAAAGGTCGTTTTAGTCGTTGTGTTTATTATGATGTTTCTTCCTCATTTTGTTTTAGGATGGAGTTGGACCGATACTTTTTACCGAGCGATGGTGCTGCTCGTTGTAGCTTCACCGTGTGCTTTGGTTGCTTCTATAATGCCCGCCACTCTCTCGGCTATTTCCAACGGTGCTCGTCACGGAATTCTCTTTAAAGGTGGCATACATTTAGAGAACTTAAGCAATTTAAAAGCCGTTGCTTTTGATAAAACTGGCACCTTAACTCAAGGAAAACCCGTTGTGACGAACGTTAAAGTTTATGATGGTTTAGACGAGGCCACCATCATTCAACTCGTTGCTTCCATTGAAAATCAATCTAATCACCCTTTGGCTCAAGCGATTGTTCGGTACGGTAAAGTGACCCATAACATTCATTTATCTCAACCTGATTCTTTAGAAGATGTCTCAGGTTGGGGTGTAAAAGCAAGAATAGAAAAAAGTGATTGGAAAATCGGAAAAGCCGAATTTGTTGGTAATCAGGACGCCGAGACCTTTAGTCTACAAGAAGGTAGTACGTGGGCTACGGAAGGTAAAACCATTGTTTATGTAGCGAGAGATTCCCAAGTTGTTGCTTGCATTGCCTTAAAGGATGTTGTTAGAGAAGAAACTCAGAAAGCTTTGAAAATGTTAAAAGAAGAGGGTATATACACAATCATGCTTACAGGTGATAGTGAAAAAACAGCAATTGCAATTGCTGATGAAGCCAATGTAGATGAATATATATCCGATTGTTTGCCCGAAATGAAGGTAGCTGAGTTGAAAAAGGTGATGGATCGGTATGGTTCAGTCGGGATGGTAGGTGACGGAATTAATGATGCTCCCGCTTTAGCGACAGCTAGTGTTGGGATTGCGATGGGAGAAGGAACCGATGTCGCTTTAGAAACAGCCGATATTGTGTTAATGAAAAATGATTTACCTAAAATTGCAGAAGCTATTCGCCTCTCTAAAAAAATGCAGCGAATTGTGATGCAAAACGTAATTTTTTCTATCGGAATAATTATGGTGTTAATTATCTCCAACTTTCTGCAAGTCATTGACTTACCATTTGGGGTCATCGGTCATGAGGGAAGCACTATCCTTGTCATTTTGAATGGGTTACGATTATTAAGAAACTAA
- a CDS encoding DMT family transporter produces MKVEKFFTHPLGIIIAAVGATFLWGSAFPFIKLSYELLQIESNEIGEQMLFASYRFFLAGMLIFLFFTVMKRNMKLRLTAFRPMIKLGFFQTFLQYVLFYIGLSLSTGIQGSIIAGTTSFFQILLAHFMYNNDKINFRKSIGLLIGFSGVILVNITRGDLTLSLGLGEFLLMGAMLVGAFGNILARNEARQFEVGYLTSYQMLFGSLGLFLVGFVMTQEIFPFVFTMKSAFILLYLAFLSSAGFILWNNVMKYNAVGQVSMYLFLVPVFGVFLSSVLLDESVHFFVLVGLLLVTSGIIIVNKKKRQPRNKMAI; encoded by the coding sequence ATGAAAGTAGAAAAATTTTTCACTCACCCATTAGGGATCATTATTGCTGCTGTGGGTGCGACGTTTTTATGGGGGAGTGCTTTTCCTTTTATAAAATTGAGCTATGAATTATTACAGATTGAGTCGAATGAAATTGGTGAACAAATGCTCTTTGCGAGTTATCGCTTTTTCTTGGCAGGCATGTTAATTTTCTTGTTTTTCACCGTAATGAAACGCAATATGAAGCTTAGACTTACTGCTTTTCGACCTATGATTAAGCTTGGCTTTTTTCAGACATTCCTACAATACGTATTATTTTATATTGGTTTAAGTTTATCCACAGGGATTCAGGGGTCTATTATTGCGGGAACTACCTCTTTTTTTCAAATTCTTTTAGCTCACTTTATGTATAACAATGACAAAATTAATTTTCGAAAATCGATAGGATTATTGATTGGTTTTTCAGGTGTTATTTTAGTCAATATAACGAGAGGTGACTTGACGCTATCGTTAGGACTAGGCGAGTTTTTATTAATGGGCGCAATGTTGGTTGGAGCGTTCGGAAATATTTTAGCGAGGAATGAAGCGAGACAATTTGAGGTAGGGTATTTAACCTCCTATCAAATGCTGTTTGGATCATTAGGATTGTTTCTGGTGGGATTTGTGATGACTCAAGAAATATTTCCGTTTGTGTTTACGATGAAGAGTGCGTTTATCCTACTCTACTTGGCCTTTTTATCATCCGCTGGTTTTATTTTGTGGAATAATGTGATGAAATACAATGCTGTGGGACAAGTATCAATGTACTTATTTTTAGTTCCCGTGTTTGGTGTTTTCTTATCATCAGTCCTGTTAGATGAAAGTGTCCATTTCTTCGTGTTAGTTGGACTACTATTAGTAACTTCAGGAATCATTATCGTAAACAAAAAAAAGCGGCAACCTAGGAATAAAATGGCTATTTGA